The Actinoplanes sp. N902-109 genomic interval GACCGGGCCTGTCGTGGGAGTACCTGCGGATGCCGCTGGTCGAGCGGGAGATGACCATGGTCTACCTGGAGCCGGCCGGTACCGGCAGCTCCAGCCCGCTGGGGGAGGGCACCTACGCCGACCATCTGGACGTCGTGGTCCGGGCGTTCGCCCGCGAGCCGGCCTTCGTCCTGGGCCACGATCACGGTGGTGAGGTCGCTCAGAGCTTCGTCCGCGACCACCCCGGCCGGGTGGCCGGACTGATCCTGTACGCGACCTCACCGGTGGCCGGGCCCCGAGCTGCAGCGGGCCTGGACGAGGAGGCCGCGACCCGGCGGATGCGGGAGACCTTCCCGGGCTTCTTCGCCGACTACCGGCGCCGGGAGGCGGAATTCGTCCACCTCCGGCACGCACTGCGCTGCTGGCCGGCCTCCGCAGCCGCATTCGACGTCCGGGCGTCGCTGTCCGCCATCACCGCGCCGACGCTGGTCATATCCGGGGCGCACGACCGCATGGTCACCCCGGATGCCGCGGCGGCCCTGCACCGCGGCATCCCTGGCTCTCAACAGGTCGTGTTCTCCGAGAGCGCGCATCTGGCCCACCTCGAGGAGGCCGAGCGTTTCGCTCACCTGGTCATCGAATTCATCCGGCGCCACTCCGGGGCGGCCCGGACCGCCCCGGGGGGAATGTGAACGGGTGTCCGGGCTCTGCTGGGCGAGCCTCGCCCGGCCGGCCTCGCCCGGCGTTGACCTGGAACGGGTGGACACCACGACGGGGGCGGCCGCACCGCCAGGACACGTGGCCGGGGTCATCATGGTCGCCGTCGGGCGGACCTCGCCCATCCCGGTTCATGTCGCCTTCCTGACACTTGGACCCCACCTTCGGTGAGGCTCGGAATTTACCGGGCAATGGTCCTAAATTACCGTTATATGGATTTTCGCATGCTGGGGCCGCTCAGGATGATCGTCGGGCAGCGAGACGTCGGCCTCGGTGGCCCGAAGCAGCGGATCGTGCTCGGTCTTCTGGCGTTGCGCGTGAACAGGCCGGTCGGCGTCGACGAGCTGATGGACGACCTGTGGGACGAGGACGTCCCGGGGCGGCCACGCAAGACCTTGCAGGTCTACATTGCCCATCTGCGGCGCCTCATGGACGACCCCGGGCGCATCACCAGCGGGCCCTTCGGATACCGCCTCACCCTGAGCGACGACGAGTTCGACCTGCGGCGCTTCGAGATTCTGGTCGCGCGGGCCCGTGCCCTGGCGCCGGTCGACCCGGAGCCCGCGAGCCGTTGCTACCGCGAGGCGCTGGCGATCTGGACCGGTCCGGCCCTCGCCGACCTGCGGACCTGCCCGGCCCTGGTTCGCTACCTCCGACCGCTGGACGAGCTGCGCTGCGACGTCGCCGAGGAACACCTCGCGTTGCGGATCCGCCGCGGGGAGGCCACTGGTTGCCTCGCCGAGCTGCTGGAGTTGACGGCGGCCGACCCCCTGCGGGAACGGCCATGGGCGCTGCTGATGGAGGCGTACTACCGCACCGGGCGACAAAGCGACGCCCTGGCCACGTACCAGCGGGTGCGTGCCCTGCTCGCCGACGAGCTCGGCGTCGACCCGGGTCCTGAGCTGCGCCGGATGGAACGCAACATCCTGCGCCAGGATCCGGGGCTCCTGGTGTCCGCGCCGGACTCGTCTGCGGTTGTGAGCAGTGACGAGCGGCGACCGGCCGCCTTCGCCAGCTTCGCGATGGAGGCTTACGACCGGCTTGCCGACGGCCTCGACCCCGAGGATCTGATGACAGAGGTCGAAGCCTTCCGTACCCGGCTGGGTGGGATCGTCCAGCAGCACGGCGGGCGCGTGCACGCCGTGGACGACGGCCGGCTCCTGGCCTGCTTCGGCTATCCGACAGCGGGGGAGGACGATCTCCTGCAGGCCGTGCGGTCCGGGCTCGCCGCGGCCCGGTCGGGGATCGCCGTAGGGGTCGACACCGGATTGGCGCTCTTCCGGCCGGGCACCCCGGGCGGGGTCTTCGGTAACACACCCGCGGTGGCCACCCGGCTGCAGCGCGCCGCCGGCTCCGGTGAGGTCCGGCTCTCCGCTGCGGTGGCCGCTCTGATCGGCGGCACCTTCACCATCGAGGACCACGGCGACGGTACGTACACAGCGCTCGCCGAGCAGATCGCGCCGGCCGACAGCCTGGGTACGGGGCAGCTGTGGGGCCGAGCGAAGGAGCTGGCCCTGGTGCTGCGGGCCGCCACCACCGAGCCAGGCCCTGCCGTCGTACTCGTGTGGGGTGAGGCGGGTATCGGCAAGACGGCCCTGACCGGAGCCGCGCTGGCCGAGCTGAGCGACCGGTATGCCACTGCCACGACGATCGTGCTGCGCGGTGACCGGCACCGGCACGAGCAGGGCCTGCACCCCGTGGCGACAGCCCTGGCCGCACGGTACAGCGACCCCTCGCAGCTGCGGCAGGAGCTCGGTGCAGCGCTGGACGAGCACACCCTGGCCATCCTTGACGAGCTGGCCGGCTGGGCCGCCGCCCCCGCCGCCCGGCAGCCCACCGGCGCCGCCCGCCGCCGCGCGGTGCTGGCCTGGTTGACCGCCCGTGCCACCGGCCGGCCGCCGCTGGTGGTGGTGTTCGAAGACCTGCACGACCTCGATCCGGAGACCCGGGAGCTGCTGGAGGAGCTGGCGGATGGCATGCACAACGGTGTTCTGCTGATCACCAGCCGCACCGACAGCCTGCCGCTGCGGCTCGCCGCCATCGCCCGGCGCGTCCGCCTCTTACCGCTCCAGCCCGCCGGCGCCCGAAGCCTCATCGTCCACGCGGCGGGGACCCGGCGTCTGCGCACGGCGACCATCAACGAGATCGTACGCCGGGCCGGCGGGCACCCTATGCACCTGCGCGAGCTCACCCTCGCTACGGTCGCCGCGGGGCCCGAAGCCCTCGGCGCGGTCGTGGCCCTGCCGACCTCCCTGCACGCGTCCCTGCTGGCGCGCCTGGACAGCTTGGGCCCGGCGAAGTCCTTGGCTCAGCGCTGCGCCGCGGTCCGCGCCCCGTTCGACCGGGCGCTCGCCGCCCGCCTCAGCGGCGACGAAGGCCGGGACCTCGCACTGCTGAATCAGGAATTGGACGAGCTGGTGGCCGAAGGGGTGCTGGTTCGGACCGGCAGCAGGCACGGCGAGTGGTTCGTGTTCGCCCACGCGCTGCTGGAGGACTGCGCCTACGCGTCGCTGTCCCGCTCGGTCCGTGTGGAGCTGCACCGGCGCATCGCCTCCTGGCCGGAGTCCGCCGAGTCGGAACAGCTGGCGTACCACCTCGCGGCCGCCGGTGACCTGGCCGGCGCCGCCGGACTGTGGACCCGGTCGGCCTACGAGCTGAACAGCTCGGCGCGCTGCGTCGAGGCGAGCACGTACGCGCGGCAGGCCCTGCACCTGCTCTCCCGGCTGCCGTCCGGCCCTGACCTCGACGGCATCGAGATGATGGCGAACGTCGTGCTCGCCACTTCCCTGATGATGACCGGCTTCGCCGACGCCGGAGTCCTGGCCGCGGCGACCCGCGCGCAGGAGGTCGCCCTCATGCTCGGCCGCACCGACGTGCGCTGCGGCACCAGCGGCATCATCATCTCCGCGCTGCAGGCCCTCGGCCGTTTCGACGAGGCCGCGCTGCACGGCGATCGGGTGCTCGCCGCCGTGGACCCGGCCGTGGG includes:
- a CDS encoding alpha/beta fold hydrolase, which encodes MAHPGGPGLSWEYLRMPLVEREMTMVYLEPAGTGSSSPLGEGTYADHLDVVVRAFAREPAFVLGHDHGGEVAQSFVRDHPGRVAGLILYATSPVAGPRAAAGLDEEAATRRMRETFPGFFADYRRREAEFVHLRHALRCWPASAAAFDVRASLSAITAPTLVISGAHDRMVTPDAAAALHRGIPGSQQVVFSESAHLAHLEEAERFAHLVIEFIRRHSGAARTAPGGM
- a CDS encoding BTAD domain-containing putative transcriptional regulator, translating into MDFRMLGPLRMIVGQRDVGLGGPKQRIVLGLLALRVNRPVGVDELMDDLWDEDVPGRPRKTLQVYIAHLRRLMDDPGRITSGPFGYRLTLSDDEFDLRRFEILVARARALAPVDPEPASRCYREALAIWTGPALADLRTCPALVRYLRPLDELRCDVAEEHLALRIRRGEATGCLAELLELTAADPLRERPWALLMEAYYRTGRQSDALATYQRVRALLADELGVDPGPELRRMERNILRQDPGLLVSAPDSSAVVSSDERRPAAFASFAMEAYDRLADGLDPEDLMTEVEAFRTRLGGIVQQHGGRVHAVDDGRLLACFGYPTAGEDDLLQAVRSGLAAARSGIAVGVDTGLALFRPGTPGGVFGNTPAVATRLQRAAGSGEVRLSAAVAALIGGTFTIEDHGDGTYTALAEQIAPADSLGTGQLWGRAKELALVLRAATTEPGPAVVLVWGEAGIGKTALTGAALAELSDRYATATTIVLRGDRHRHEQGLHPVATALAARYSDPSQLRQELGAALDEHTLAILDELAGWAAAPAARQPTGAARRRAVLAWLTARATGRPPLVVVFEDLHDLDPETRELLEELADGMHNGVLLITSRTDSLPLRLAAIARRVRLLPLQPAGARSLIVHAAGTRRLRTATINEIVRRAGGHPMHLRELTLATVAAGPEALGAVVALPTSLHASLLARLDSLGPAKSLAQRCAAVRAPFDRALAARLSGDEGRDLALLNQELDELVAEGVLVRTGSRHGEWFVFAHALLEDCAYASLSRSVRVELHRRIASWPESAESEQLAYHLAAAGDLAGAAGLWTRSAYELNSSARCVEASTYARQALHLLSRLPSGPDLDGIEMMANVVLATSLMMTGFADAGVLAAATRAQEVALMLGRTDVRCGTSGIIISALQALGRFDEAALHGDRVLAAVDPAVGGVFYESVRMYHIRTLLWLGRLDDAAVVAAAAPETVAQQEAIAVFGVAIVTAVLTANVTLAALAAFTRDERDTCEQLLQQAAVIAGPPEAVDSLCLLDLTQAVIRQLSGDVEETHRLAEAALERAIELGNDRWYVWSQVLLGWSISAGGNPHEGLAMMLEAIDHSGESLRLLPYFNTVAATGELALGRPADALARLLSAIDLAERTGERLLLPYTHLMTAEAETAAGLPPQAAAIHLQRAHALAEQQGQHWFLNTSAIL